The proteins below are encoded in one region of Aquisphaera giovannonii:
- a CDS encoding dihydrofolate reductase, giving the protein MIRLSIVVAMSRTGLIGRGGALPWHLSRDLKNFKTITMGKPILMGRKTHESIGKALPGRTNIVLTRHPDRVASGCLAAATREEALQLACRAAGDPGEAMIIGGAEVYREFLPMVSRVYLTIVEGSFTGDVCFPEALIDDPRWGILHREQWRADHANPHDAEYLILDRASPPGSSPPGPDGQPGVGPVA; this is encoded by the coding sequence ATGATCCGGTTGTCGATCGTCGTCGCGATGAGCCGCACCGGCCTGATCGGCCGCGGCGGGGCGCTCCCCTGGCACCTCTCGCGCGACCTGAAGAACTTCAAGACGATCACCATGGGCAAGCCCATCCTCATGGGCCGGAAGACCCACGAGTCGATCGGCAAGGCCTTGCCCGGTCGGACCAACATCGTGCTGACACGGCATCCCGATCGCGTCGCGTCGGGCTGCCTGGCGGCCGCGACCCGCGAGGAAGCGCTTCAGCTCGCGTGCCGCGCCGCGGGCGACCCGGGGGAAGCCATGATCATCGGCGGGGCGGAGGTCTACCGAGAGTTCCTCCCCATGGTTTCCAGGGTCTACCTCACGATCGTGGAAGGCTCCTTCACGGGCGACGTCTGCTTCCCCGAGGCCTTGATCGACGACCCCCGCTGGGGGATACTCCACCGCGAGCAGTGGCGGGCCGACCACGCGAATCCGCACGACGCCGAATACCTGATCCTCGACCGGGCGAGCCCGCCCGGGTCATCGCCCCCCGGTCCCGATGGGCAGCCAGGAGTCGGGCCCGTCGCGTAG
- a CDS encoding thymidylate synthase: MRPYLDLLRDVRRHGVRKPTRAVLRSTGEKIDALSVFGRQVRFDLAAGFPLVTTKKVAFNAIAHELIWFLRGSTNIAYLREHGVTIWDEWADEHGELGPVYGKQWRSWRGADGEVVDQVARVVAGIRAVVEDPAASVGRRLIVSAWNPAEIEEMALPPCHTLFQFSVTEGRLSCQLYQRSADLFLGVPFNIASYALLTHLVAAVTGLEAGEFVHTFGDAHIYTNHLAQVDEQLSRDPLPLPRIEIDAGLRDLSAVSREQIRLVGYRSHAALRGEVAV; this comes from the coding sequence ATGCGTCCATACCTCGACCTGCTGAGAGACGTCCGCCGTCACGGCGTGCGGAAGCCGACGCGAGCGGTGCTCCGCTCGACGGGCGAGAAGATCGACGCCCTCAGCGTGTTCGGCCGGCAGGTGCGTTTCGACCTGGCCGCAGGCTTCCCCCTGGTGACCACGAAGAAGGTCGCCTTCAACGCGATCGCGCACGAGCTGATCTGGTTCCTCCGCGGGTCGACGAACATCGCGTACCTGAGGGAGCACGGGGTCACGATCTGGGACGAATGGGCGGACGAGCACGGCGAGCTCGGCCCCGTGTACGGCAAGCAGTGGCGGTCCTGGCGAGGGGCGGACGGTGAGGTCGTCGACCAGGTCGCCCGCGTGGTCGCGGGCATCCGAGCCGTGGTGGAGGACCCGGCCGCGTCCGTCGGCCGTCGCCTGATCGTCTCGGCCTGGAACCCCGCCGAGATCGAGGAGATGGCGCTGCCGCCTTGCCACACGCTGTTCCAGTTCAGCGTCACCGAGGGGCGGCTCTCGTGCCAACTGTACCAGCGGTCGGCCGACCTGTTCCTGGGCGTGCCGTTCAACATCGCCAGCTACGCGCTCCTGACCCACCTGGTCGCCGCGGTGACGGGGCTGGAGGCGGGCGAGTTCGTCCATACGTTCGGGGACGCGCATATTTACACGAATCACCTGGCCCAGGTCGACGAGCAGCTCTCCCGCGATCCCCTGCCCCTCCCTCGGATCGAGATCGACGCGGGGCTGCGGGACCTGTCGGCCGTCTCGAGGGAGCAGATCCGGCTCGTCGGCTATCGCTCGCACGCGGCGCTGCGGGGTGAAGTGGCCGTCTAG
- a CDS encoding MGH1-like glycoside hydrolase domain-containing protein — protein sequence MNIEQGRLLDERAKSIPWRRWGPYLSERQWGTVREDRSDHGDAWNDFPHEHAIARSYRWGEDGLAGLCDDRQRLCFALALWNGRDPILKERLFGLTNGQGNHGEDVKEYYFYLDSTPTHSYLRLLYKYPHAAFPYADLVATNASRGLLDPEYELIDTGIFDEDRYFDVLVEYAKASPEDVLIRITITNRGPDPADLHVLPTLWFRDVWSHPPFLARPTMDEKAGAIHATSAGLGEFVLRAEGGPPFLFTENQTNEQRLFGRPNRTPFVKDAFHELVVHGRTHAVNPERTGTKAAAHYPMTIPAGDSRVIRLRLTRIDGPAAFEGEPFGAGFEGVLAERIGEADAFYAEIIPPSIGEDARNVMRQSLAGMLWTKQFYHYDVDTWLSERGCDPYSHRGRRAPRNEHWHHMHNADVISMPDKWEYPWYAAWDLAFHALPLALVDEEFAKGQLKLMLRERYMHPNGQIPAYEWNFGDVNPPVHAWATIFTYRLQKSRTGEGDRAWLKTCFQKLGLNFTWWVNRKDRAGRNVFEGGFLGLDNIGVFDRSSPLPTGGSLEQADGTAWMALFCQNMLEIAVELSAADPSYGEMALKYGEHFVWIGSAMAHLGQDTGMWDEQDGFFYDVLRLPDGQARRLKVRSMVGLLPLCAATTFDEQDLMSVPELEDRFRWFQRTRPELFSAIHDPTRPGVARRRLGSILDEAKLQRVLARMLDEEEFLSEFGIRSLSRYHSGHPYIDRAGGEEYRVAYLPAESDSRMFGGNSNWRGPIWLPVNALIIRALLQYYLYYGDAFRVECPTGSGRLMNLYRVAEEIAARLSRIFVRDEHGRRPIFGGTRKFQEDAHWRDYLHFYEYFHGDNGAGLGAAHQTGWTGLIASSLNLFANLTPERLLQDGKASYHNRSR from the coding sequence ATGAATATCGAGCAGGGACGGCTCCTCGACGAGCGAGCGAAGTCCATCCCGTGGCGGCGCTGGGGGCCGTATCTCAGCGAGCGGCAATGGGGGACCGTTCGCGAGGACCGCAGCGACCACGGCGACGCCTGGAACGACTTCCCCCACGAGCACGCGATCGCCCGCTCCTATCGCTGGGGCGAGGACGGCCTGGCCGGGCTCTGCGACGACCGTCAGCGACTTTGCTTCGCCCTAGCGCTCTGGAACGGCCGCGACCCGATCCTCAAAGAGCGCCTGTTCGGGCTGACCAATGGCCAGGGGAACCATGGCGAGGACGTCAAGGAGTACTACTTCTACCTGGATAGCACGCCGACTCACTCGTACCTCAGGCTCCTGTACAAGTACCCCCACGCCGCCTTCCCCTACGCGGACCTCGTCGCGACGAACGCCTCCAGGGGCCTGCTCGACCCCGAGTACGAGTTGATCGACACCGGCATCTTCGACGAGGACCGCTACTTCGACGTGCTCGTCGAGTACGCCAAGGCCTCCCCCGAGGACGTCCTGATCCGCATCACGATCACCAACCGCGGGCCCGATCCTGCCGACCTCCACGTGCTGCCGACCCTCTGGTTCCGCGACGTCTGGTCCCACCCCCCGTTCCTCGCCCGGCCGACGATGGACGAGAAGGCCGGCGCGATCCATGCGACGTCAGCCGGACTCGGCGAATTCGTCCTTCGCGCCGAGGGCGGTCCACCATTCCTTTTCACCGAGAACCAGACCAACGAGCAGCGTCTCTTCGGCCGGCCGAATCGAACGCCGTTCGTCAAGGACGCGTTTCACGAGCTCGTGGTCCACGGCCGGACGCACGCGGTGAACCCGGAGAGGACCGGGACGAAGGCCGCCGCGCATTATCCGATGACGATCCCGGCCGGCGACTCTCGCGTCATCCGCCTGCGGCTGACCCGCATCGACGGGCCCGCCGCCTTCGAGGGCGAGCCTTTCGGGGCCGGCTTCGAAGGTGTGCTCGCCGAGCGGATCGGCGAGGCCGACGCGTTCTATGCCGAGATCATCCCGCCGTCGATCGGCGAGGACGCGCGCAACGTGATGCGACAGTCGCTCGCCGGCATGCTGTGGACGAAGCAGTTCTACCACTACGACGTCGACACCTGGCTCTCGGAGCGAGGCTGCGATCCCTACTCGCATCGCGGCAGGCGGGCGCCGCGGAACGAGCACTGGCACCACATGCACAATGCGGACGTCATCTCGATGCCCGACAAGTGGGAATACCCCTGGTATGCCGCCTGGGACCTGGCCTTCCACGCCCTCCCCCTGGCGCTCGTGGACGAGGAGTTCGCCAAGGGGCAGCTCAAGCTGATGCTCCGCGAGCGTTACATGCACCCCAACGGCCAGATCCCGGCCTACGAATGGAACTTCGGGGACGTGAATCCTCCGGTCCACGCCTGGGCCACGATCTTCACCTACCGCCTCCAGAAGTCGCGGACCGGCGAGGGGGATCGGGCGTGGCTGAAGACCTGCTTCCAGAAGCTGGGACTCAACTTCACCTGGTGGGTCAACCGCAAGGATCGCGCGGGGCGGAACGTCTTCGAGGGGGGGTTCCTCGGGCTGGACAACATCGGCGTCTTCGATCGCAGCAGTCCGCTGCCGACCGGCGGCTCTCTCGAGCAGGCCGACGGCACGGCCTGGATGGCGCTCTTCTGCCAGAACATGCTGGAGATCGCCGTCGAGCTGTCCGCGGCCGACCCGTCCTACGGCGAGATGGCCCTGAAGTATGGCGAGCACTTCGTCTGGATCGGCTCGGCAATGGCGCATCTCGGGCAGGACACGGGGATGTGGGACGAGCAGGACGGCTTCTTCTACGACGTCCTCCGACTGCCCGACGGCCAGGCACGACGCCTCAAGGTGCGATCGATGGTCGGCCTGCTCCCCCTCTGCGCCGCGACGACCTTCGACGAGCAGGACCTGATGTCTGTCCCGGAGTTGGAGGATCGCTTCCGATGGTTCCAGAGGACGCGGCCCGAGCTCTTCTCCGCCATCCACGACCCGACCAGGCCGGGAGTGGCCCGCCGTCGGCTGGGCTCGATCCTGGACGAGGCGAAGCTCCAACGGGTCCTCGCGAGGATGCTCGACGAGGAGGAGTTCCTCTCCGAATTCGGCATTCGGTCTCTCTCCCGATACCACTCCGGCCACCCATACATCGACAGGGCAGGAGGGGAGGAATATCGCGTCGCTTACCTGCCGGCGGAATCGGATAGCAGGATGTTCGGCGGCAATTCGAACTGGCGCGGGCCGATCTGGCTGCCGGTCAATGCGCTGATCATTCGCGCGCTGCTCCAGTACTACCTCTACTACGGCGACGCCTTCCGGGTAGAATGCCCGACCGGCTCGGGACGGCTCATGAATCTCTATCGGGTCGCCGAGGAGATCGCGGCACGACTGTCGCGCATCTTCGTCAGGGACGAGCACGGCCGCCGCCCGATCTTTGGCGGGACGCGCAAGTTCCAGGAAGACGCGCACTGGCGTGACTACCTGCATTTCTACGAGTATTTCCACGGCGACAACGGGGCCGGTTTGGGCGCCGCACATCAGACCGGCTGGACCGGCCTGATCGCCAGCAGCCTGAACCTCTTCGCCAACCTGACACCCGAACGCCTCCTCCAGGACGGCAAGGCCTCCTATCACAACCGCTCGCGCTGA